One part of the Eucalyptus grandis isolate ANBG69807.140 chromosome 10, ASM1654582v1, whole genome shotgun sequence genome encodes these proteins:
- the LOC120288874 gene encoding uncharacterized protein LOC120288874, whose protein sequence is MGSIAGEDTDWNIVATSWTVSAGRLADSVAVESPLSPIDDDTAGSAPKTPLLLRPPSPDRSPCEITISLGDMRCAKSMSVRSTARVYRDQVSDGDVPLAANPASRGDSVDEFAEERSKSEINSNAGEVDWVEVKAPSTSFETNRDVAASLKSSVKMVIHGCYACTAGKTYVGPEGAWSAYEIVYGSRFGNRMQL, encoded by the exons ATGGGTTCGATCGCCGGAGAAGACACCGATTGGAACATCGTCGCCACAAGCTGGACCGTCTCAGCCGGCCGTCTCGCCGACTCGGTGGCCGTCGAATCGCCTCTTTCTCCGATCGATGATGACACGGCCGGGTCAGCTCCTAAAACGCCTCTCCTTCTGCGCCCTCCCTCGCCCGATCGCAGCCCCTGCGAAATCACTA TTTCGCTCGGAGACATGAGGTGCGCCAAGTCTATGTCCGTCCGAAGCACCGCTCGAGTTTATAGGGACCAAGTTTCTGACGGGGATGTTCCTCTGGCGGCTAATCCTGCTTCTCGTGGGGACTCTGTGGATGAGTTTGCCGAAGAAAGATCCAAAAGTGAGATCAATTCGAATGCTGGTGAAGTCGACTGGGTTGAAGTGAAGGCGCCCAGCACTTCATTTGAAACTAACAGAGATGTCGCTGCGTCTTTGAAGTCCTCTGTCAAGATG GTGATTCACGGTTGTTACGCTTGTACGGCAGGCAAGACATATGTAGGACCTGAAGGTGCTTGGAGTGCTTATGAGATTGTATATGGATCCAGATTTGGAAATAGGATGCAGCTTTaa